A genomic window from Rattus norvegicus strain BN/NHsdMcwi chromosome 9, GRCr8, whole genome shotgun sequence includes:
- the Zfp451 gene encoding E3 SUMO-protein ligase ZNF451 isoform X2, with protein sequence MSGLRTSAINSGSKKSFQSGGRMRRSDKSILCPIMHCNKEFDNGHLLLGHLKRFDHSPCDPTITLHGPLANVFACAVCYEHFVTQQQYKDHLLSKAAAADGHSNDLPPQIIQCFACPHCFLLFSTKDECLKHMSAKNHFHQSLKLGDDKGTARPVSFPSFAKKLLVSLCKDVPFLVKCVACHQTLRSHMELSAHFRVRCRNAGPVAIAEKSITQVAKEFLVRGYCSDCNQVFMDEASTQSHKNPGHKMSFANSVEESVLLYCHISEGSRPPCDLHLFNQPKISSLKRILSSKESSAEDCVIPTKKVNLGVDSQGGTARVQRQRSTVTAWFCECSRRFPSEDAVEKHVFSANTMCYKCVVCGKVCEDSGVMRLHMSRFHGGAHLNNFLFWCRMCKKELIRKDAIMAHVTEFHSGHRYFYEMDEVEAAVPSSSTENHLNADKPPSPIAVVDHSPASSPPRGRWQCRICEDMFDSHECVQQHCASLTSHRFHRYSCAHCRKTFHKVETLCRHCQDEHSGEVRMMYCCGLCDLIFNKEEAFLSHYTEQHSGDYVFVPEKTKTSIKTEDDFKIIETSNLLSCGCHESYICKVNRRDDYDRCLQIMLEKGKLWFRCGSCSATAQNLADINTHVCQAHRKVRGDEEQQYVIKCGVCTKAFHNTESAQQHFHRKHAAFQKPVTAHVRADHGSTGQLAASVSHAEKNPRHTSYQKCSDVERSAEHDVCCQNIEEEVELPDVDYLRTMTHIVFVDFDNWSNFFGHLPGHLNQGTFIWGFQGGNTNWKPPLGCKVYNYLNRIGCFFLHPRCSKRKDAADFAICMHAGRLDEQLPKQIPFTILSGDQGFLELENQFKKTQRPAHILNPHHLEGDMMCALLNSISDTTKECDSDDSMGVKGSPVEELRATEDVELEEAIRRSLEEM encoded by the exons ATGTCAG GACTCAGAACAAGTGCAATTAATTCTGGATCAAAAAAATCATTCCAAAGTGGAGGCAGGATGCGGAGGTCTGACAAGTCAATTTTGTGTCCGATAATGCACTGTAACAAGGAATTTGACAATGGGCACCTTCTGTTAGGACATTTGAAAAG GTTTGATCACTCCCCATGTGATCCCACAATTACCTTACATGGACCTCTCGCcaatgtgtttgcatgtgcagtGTGCTACGAGCATTTTGTTACTCAGCAGCAATATAAGGACCATCTTCTCTCCAAG gCAGCTGCGGCTGATGGACACAGCAATGACCTTCCTCCTCAGATTATTCAGTGTTTTGCTTGTCCACATTGCTTTCTTCTGTTTAGCACCAAGGACGAGTGCTTGAAACATATGTCTGCAAAGAATCATTTCCATCAGAGCTTGAAACTGGGTG ACGATAAGGGAACAGCCCGCCCAGTATCATTTCCATCTTTTGCAAAGaagcttttggtgtctctgtgCAAAGATGTTCCGTTTCTGGTTAAGTGTGTGGCCTGCCACCAGACTCTGCGTTCCCACATGGAGCTCAGTGCCCATTTCAG GGTTCGTTGTCGAAATGCTGGACCTGTAGCTATAGCTGAGAAAAGCATTACTCAGGTTGCAAAAGAATTCCTAGTAAGAGGTTATTGTTCAGATTGCAACCAGGTCTTTATGGATGAAGCCAGCACCCAAAGTCACAAGAATCCAGGACACAAAATGAGCTTTGCTAACTCCGTGGAAGAATCTGTCCTACTCTATTGCCACATCAGTGAAGGGAGTAGGCCTCCTTGTGACTTACATTTATTCAATCAACCAAAAATTTCATCCCTGAAACGAATTCTGTCTAGTAAAGAGTCCAGTGCAGAGGATTGTGTCATTCCGACAAAGAAGGTGAACTTAGGAGTTGACAGCCAGGGCGGTACAGCTCGTGTGCAGAGGCAGAGGTCAACAGTCACAGCCTGGTTTTGTGAATGCAGTCGGCGGTTTCCAAGTGAAGATGCTGTAGAAAAGCATGTTTTCTCAGCAAACACAATGTGTTacaagtgtgtggtgtgtggaaaGGTTTGTGAAGATTCGGGGGTCATGCGTTTACACATGAGCCGGTTTCATGGAGGGGCGCATTTAAATAACTTTCTATTCTGGTGTCGGATGTGCAAGAAGGAGTTAATAAGGAAAGATGCCATCATGGCGCACGTTACTGAGTTCCACAGTGGGCACAGGTATTTCTATGAGATGGATGAGGTAGAGGCGGCTGTGCCGTCGTCTTCGACTGAGAACCATTTGAATGCTGACAAACCCCCTTCACCCATTGCTGTCGTGGATCACTCCCCGGCAAGCAGTCCTCCCAGGGGCAGGTGGCAATGCCGCATCTGTGAAGACATGTTTGATTCCCATGAGTGTGTACAGCAGCACTGTGCGTCCTTGACGAGCCACCGGTTCCACAGGTACAGCTGTGCCCACTGCAGAAAGACTTTCCATAAGGTGGAGACCCTGTGCAGACACTGCCAGGACGAGCATAGTGGTGAGGTGAGGATGATGTACTGCTGTGGGCTGTGTGACCTCATTTTCAACAAGGAAGAAGCCTTTCTGAGCCACTATACAGAGCAGCACAGTGGAGATTATGTGTTTGTGCCAGAAAAAACTAAAACTTCAATTAAGACTGaagatgattttaaaataatagagaCCAGTAATTTATTAAGCTGTGGCTGTCATGAGAGTTACATCTGTAAAGTCAACAGAAGGGACGATTATGATAGATGTCTTCAAATCATGCTGGAAAAAGGAAAACTGTGGTTTCGCTGCGGGTCGTGTTCAGCCACAGCACAGAATCTGGCTGACATTAACACTCACGTCTGTCAAGCGCACAGGAAAGTAAGAGGCGATGAGGAGCAGCAGTATGTGATCAAGTGTGGCGTCTGCACCAAAGCCTTCCACAACACGGAGAGTGCCCAGCAGCACTTCCACAGGAAGCACGCCGCCTTCCAGAAACCCGTTACTGCCCACGTCAGAGCCGACCACGGAAGCACGGGCCAGCTTGCTGCTAGTGTCTCACACGCTGAGAAAAACCCGAGACATACGAGCTATCAGAAATGTTCAGATGTGGAAAGAAGTGCTGAGCATGACGTATGCTGCCAGAACATAG aggAGGAAGTGGAGCTTCCAGACGTGGATTACCTTCGAACCATGACTCATATAGTCTTTGTAGATTTTGATAACTGGTCGAACTTTTTTGGTCATCTACCTGGGCATCTTAATCAaggaacatttatttggggctttcAAG GAGGAAACACCAATTGGAAGCCCCCGCTCGGCTGTAAGGTCTATAATTACTTGAACAGGATCGGATGCTTCTTTCTTCATCCTCGCTGCAGTAAGAGAAAAGACGCTGCTGATTTTGCCATATGTATGCAC GCTGGCCGTCTAGATGAGCAGCTGCCTAAGCAAATTCCTTTCACCATCCTCTCAGGAGACCAAGGCTTTCTGGAGCTAGAGAATCAATTTAAGAAGACCCAGAGGCCGGCTCATATACTGAACCCTCACCACTTAGAGGGAGACATGATGTGTGCCTTGTTAAATAGCATATCTGATACTACCAAAG
- the Zfp451 gene encoding E3 SUMO-protein ligase ZNF451, which yields MGDPGPEIIESVPPAGPEPSESTADENEDDIQFVSEGPLRPVLEYIDLVSSDDEEPSTSHSDENFKHKDYIDHQKDKVALTLARLARHVEVEKQQKEEKNRAFREKIDFQHAHGLQELEFIQGHSETEAARQCVDQWLKMSGLRTSAINSGSKKSFQSGGRMRRSDKSILCPIMHCNKEFDNGHLLLGHLKRFDHSPCDPTITLHGPLANVFACAVCYEHFVTQQQYKDHLLSKAAAADGHSNDLPPQIIQCFACPHCFLLFSTKDECLKHMSAKNHFHQSLKLGDDKGTARPVSFPSFAKKLLVSLCKDVPFLVKCVACHQTLRSHMELSAHFRVRCRNAGPVAIAEKSITQVAKEFLVRGYCSDCNQVFMDEASTQSHKNPGHKMSFANSVEESVLLYCHISEGSRPPCDLHLFNQPKISSLKRILSSKESSAEDCVIPTKKVNLGVDSQGGTARVQRQRSTVTAWFCECSRRFPSEDAVEKHVFSANTMCYKCVVCGKVCEDSGVMRLHMSRFHGGAHLNNFLFWCRMCKKELIRKDAIMAHVTEFHSGHRYFYEMDEVEAAVPSSSTENHLNADKPPSPIAVVDHSPASSPPRGRWQCRICEDMFDSHECVQQHCASLTSHRFHRYSCAHCRKTFHKVETLCRHCQDEHSGEVRMMYCCGLCDLIFNKEEAFLSHYTEQHSGDYVFVPEKTKTSIKTEDDFKIIETSNLLSCGCHESYICKVNRRDDYDRCLQIMLEKGKLWFRCGSCSATAQNLADINTHVCQAHRKVRGDEEQQYVIKCGVCTKAFHNTESAQQHFHRKHAAFQKPVTAHVRADHGSTGQLAASVSHAEKNPRHTSYQKCSDVERSAEHDVCCQNIEEEVELPDVDYLRTMTHIVFVDFDNWSNFFGHLPGHLNQGTFIWGFQGGNTNWKPPLGCKVYNYLNRIGCFFLHPRCSKRKDAADFAICMHAGRLDEQLPKQIPFTILSGDQGFLELENQFKKTQRPAHILNPHHLEGDMMCALLNSISDTTKECDSDDSMGVKGSPVEELRATEDVELEEAIRRSLEEM from the exons GAGAATTTTAAACACAAAGACTATATAGACCATCAGAAGGATAAAGTTGCTTTAACATTGGCTCGCCTGGCCCGCCATGTTgaagtggaaaaacaacaaaaagaagagaagaacagGGCATTCagg gaAAAAATTGATTTTCAGCACGCGCATGGTTTACAAGAATTGGAATTTATTCAAGGACattcagaaacagaagcagccaGACAGTGTGTGGACCAGTGGCTAAAAATGTCAG GACTCAGAACAAGTGCAATTAATTCTGGATCAAAAAAATCATTCCAAAGTGGAGGCAGGATGCGGAGGTCTGACAAGTCAATTTTGTGTCCGATAATGCACTGTAACAAGGAATTTGACAATGGGCACCTTCTGTTAGGACATTTGAAAAG GTTTGATCACTCCCCATGTGATCCCACAATTACCTTACATGGACCTCTCGCcaatgtgtttgcatgtgcagtGTGCTACGAGCATTTTGTTACTCAGCAGCAATATAAGGACCATCTTCTCTCCAAG gCAGCTGCGGCTGATGGACACAGCAATGACCTTCCTCCTCAGATTATTCAGTGTTTTGCTTGTCCACATTGCTTTCTTCTGTTTAGCACCAAGGACGAGTGCTTGAAACATATGTCTGCAAAGAATCATTTCCATCAGAGCTTGAAACTGGGTG ACGATAAGGGAACAGCCCGCCCAGTATCATTTCCATCTTTTGCAAAGaagcttttggtgtctctgtgCAAAGATGTTCCGTTTCTGGTTAAGTGTGTGGCCTGCCACCAGACTCTGCGTTCCCACATGGAGCTCAGTGCCCATTTCAG GGTTCGTTGTCGAAATGCTGGACCTGTAGCTATAGCTGAGAAAAGCATTACTCAGGTTGCAAAAGAATTCCTAGTAAGAGGTTATTGTTCAGATTGCAACCAGGTCTTTATGGATGAAGCCAGCACCCAAAGTCACAAGAATCCAGGACACAAAATGAGCTTTGCTAACTCCGTGGAAGAATCTGTCCTACTCTATTGCCACATCAGTGAAGGGAGTAGGCCTCCTTGTGACTTACATTTATTCAATCAACCAAAAATTTCATCCCTGAAACGAATTCTGTCTAGTAAAGAGTCCAGTGCAGAGGATTGTGTCATTCCGACAAAGAAGGTGAACTTAGGAGTTGACAGCCAGGGCGGTACAGCTCGTGTGCAGAGGCAGAGGTCAACAGTCACAGCCTGGTTTTGTGAATGCAGTCGGCGGTTTCCAAGTGAAGATGCTGTAGAAAAGCATGTTTTCTCAGCAAACACAATGTGTTacaagtgtgtggtgtgtggaaaGGTTTGTGAAGATTCGGGGGTCATGCGTTTACACATGAGCCGGTTTCATGGAGGGGCGCATTTAAATAACTTTCTATTCTGGTGTCGGATGTGCAAGAAGGAGTTAATAAGGAAAGATGCCATCATGGCGCACGTTACTGAGTTCCACAGTGGGCACAGGTATTTCTATGAGATGGATGAGGTAGAGGCGGCTGTGCCGTCGTCTTCGACTGAGAACCATTTGAATGCTGACAAACCCCCTTCACCCATTGCTGTCGTGGATCACTCCCCGGCAAGCAGTCCTCCCAGGGGCAGGTGGCAATGCCGCATCTGTGAAGACATGTTTGATTCCCATGAGTGTGTACAGCAGCACTGTGCGTCCTTGACGAGCCACCGGTTCCACAGGTACAGCTGTGCCCACTGCAGAAAGACTTTCCATAAGGTGGAGACCCTGTGCAGACACTGCCAGGACGAGCATAGTGGTGAGGTGAGGATGATGTACTGCTGTGGGCTGTGTGACCTCATTTTCAACAAGGAAGAAGCCTTTCTGAGCCACTATACAGAGCAGCACAGTGGAGATTATGTGTTTGTGCCAGAAAAAACTAAAACTTCAATTAAGACTGaagatgattttaaaataatagagaCCAGTAATTTATTAAGCTGTGGCTGTCATGAGAGTTACATCTGTAAAGTCAACAGAAGGGACGATTATGATAGATGTCTTCAAATCATGCTGGAAAAAGGAAAACTGTGGTTTCGCTGCGGGTCGTGTTCAGCCACAGCACAGAATCTGGCTGACATTAACACTCACGTCTGTCAAGCGCACAGGAAAGTAAGAGGCGATGAGGAGCAGCAGTATGTGATCAAGTGTGGCGTCTGCACCAAAGCCTTCCACAACACGGAGAGTGCCCAGCAGCACTTCCACAGGAAGCACGCCGCCTTCCAGAAACCCGTTACTGCCCACGTCAGAGCCGACCACGGAAGCACGGGCCAGCTTGCTGCTAGTGTCTCACACGCTGAGAAAAACCCGAGACATACGAGCTATCAGAAATGTTCAGATGTGGAAAGAAGTGCTGAGCATGACGTATGCTGCCAGAACATAG aggAGGAAGTGGAGCTTCCAGACGTGGATTACCTTCGAACCATGACTCATATAGTCTTTGTAGATTTTGATAACTGGTCGAACTTTTTTGGTCATCTACCTGGGCATCTTAATCAaggaacatttatttggggctttcAAG GAGGAAACACCAATTGGAAGCCCCCGCTCGGCTGTAAGGTCTATAATTACTTGAACAGGATCGGATGCTTCTTTCTTCATCCTCGCTGCAGTAAGAGAAAAGACGCTGCTGATTTTGCCATATGTATGCAC GCTGGCCGTCTAGATGAGCAGCTGCCTAAGCAAATTCCTTTCACCATCCTCTCAGGAGACCAAGGCTTTCTGGAGCTAGAGAATCAATTTAAGAAGACCCAGAGGCCGGCTCATATACTGAACCCTCACCACTTAGAGGGAGACATGATGTGTGCCTTGTTAAATAGCATATCTGATACTACCAAAG